Proteins found in one Erythrobacter sp. 3-20A1M genomic segment:
- a CDS encoding LPS-assembly protein LptD, with the protein MRPTPRLAPPPIRCRASRQGAVTIGMLAGLLATPAFGQSGAPPGIETAREPLQLPDLEESDAQDRDDAGLPVTEGALPGETAGQPADPSGERKIDFEANTLEYDSDDGAVTASGNVILRNQGRSVRADSVTWNRESGQIVATGNVRFVDPDGNQLYTDRVELTDEFDVGSLENLLLVLREGGRLAAERGTREVDGTVTLTRAAYTACDVETSDGCPKRPSWRITAERVVYDSQTNSIRFRSAYLELFGAKLIPLPGLSLRTDGSATSGFLVPDVRFSRSNGLELSGSYYYRLANNMDATVGASVYSKVAPMLSGSFRHLTDVGAYQITGYGTYSSRISNFTGVPNTEKDFRGYIFANGKLQFDPNWSLTASIRRTTDKTFLRRYDLSRDDRLRSLVELERIDRDSYLLVAGYATQTLRLLQPQGQVPIALPLIDYRRRLADPLLGGQVELQANTLAIQRSEGQDTQRAFASARWDLRSYTGMGQIVQLTALARADVYHSDQNYLTETAIYRGNPGWQARGVGTLAADIKWPFVGSLLGGTQVLTPRVQFVATPDIRNLAVPNEDSRAIDLEDSNLFSLNRFPGYDRVEDGARITYGVDWQLTRPDWRVEATLGQSYRFDADRTILPDGTGLAEQLSDFVGRTQVRYKDFISFTHRYRIDKDNFAVRRNEIDATIGNRRTYAEIGYLRLNRNIDPSLEDLRDREEARVAARVAFARYWSVFGSGVINLTDRQEDATFNSDGFDPIVTRLGVAYQDDCLEMGLTWKRNYQDLGDAQRGDTFQVYFRLRNLGFR; encoded by the coding sequence ATGCGCCCCACCCCGCGTCTCGCGCCGCCCCCGATCCGTTGCCGCGCGTCCCGCCAAGGGGCGGTGACGATTGGCATGCTGGCAGGCCTGCTGGCCACGCCGGCCTTCGGGCAGAGTGGCGCGCCGCCGGGTATCGAAACCGCGCGCGAGCCGCTGCAGCTTCCCGACCTCGAAGAGAGCGACGCGCAGGATCGCGACGATGCCGGGCTCCCGGTAACCGAGGGAGCATTGCCCGGCGAGACGGCCGGCCAACCCGCCGATCCTTCGGGCGAGCGCAAGATCGATTTCGAGGCGAATACGCTCGAATACGATTCGGACGACGGAGCCGTCACCGCCAGCGGCAACGTCATCCTGCGCAATCAAGGCCGCTCGGTCCGCGCCGACAGCGTCACCTGGAACAGGGAGAGCGGCCAGATCGTGGCGACCGGCAATGTCCGTTTCGTCGATCCGGACGGCAATCAGCTCTATACCGACCGGGTCGAGCTGACCGACGAATTCGACGTCGGTTCGCTGGAAAACCTGTTGTTGGTGCTGCGTGAGGGCGGACGACTGGCCGCCGAGCGTGGTACGCGCGAGGTCGACGGGACAGTGACGTTGACCCGCGCCGCCTATACCGCGTGCGATGTCGAAACCTCCGACGGGTGCCCGAAGCGCCCCAGCTGGCGGATCACCGCGGAACGGGTCGTCTACGATTCGCAAACGAACAGCATCCGGTTCCGCAGCGCCTATCTGGAGCTGTTCGGGGCGAAACTGATTCCGCTGCCCGGCCTCTCGCTGCGTACGGACGGGAGCGCGACCTCCGGCTTCCTGGTACCGGACGTGCGATTCTCGCGTTCCAACGGCCTCGAACTGAGCGGAAGCTATTACTACCGTCTGGCGAACAACATGGACGCGACGGTGGGGGCCAGCGTCTATTCCAAAGTCGCGCCAATGCTATCCGGCTCGTTCCGCCATCTGACCGACGTGGGGGCGTACCAGATCACCGGATACGGCACGTACAGCAGCCGCATTTCCAATTTCACCGGCGTTCCCAACACGGAAAAGGATTTTCGCGGGTACATCTTCGCGAACGGGAAGCTGCAGTTCGACCCCAATTGGAGCCTGACGGCCTCCATTCGCCGGACCACCGACAAGACCTTCCTGCGCCGCTACGATCTCAGCCGCGACGATCGCCTGCGCTCGCTGGTCGAGCTGGAGCGGATCGACCGCGATTCCTACCTGCTGGTCGCGGGATACGCCACCCAGACGCTGCGCTTGTTGCAGCCGCAGGGGCAGGTGCCGATCGCCTTGCCGCTGATCGATTACAGGCGGCGCCTGGCCGATCCATTGCTGGGCGGGCAGGTGGAGCTGCAGGCCAATACGCTGGCGATCCAGCGGTCGGAAGGGCAGGACACGCAACGCGCCTTCGCCAGCGCGCGCTGGGACCTGCGCAGCTACACCGGGATGGGGCAGATTGTGCAGCTGACCGCCCTCGCCCGGGCGGACGTGTATCACTCGGATCAGAACTATCTGACGGAGACCGCGATCTATCGCGGCAATCCCGGCTGGCAGGCGCGCGGTGTCGGCACGCTGGCGGCGGACATCAAGTGGCCGTTTGTCGGGTCGCTGCTGGGCGGCACGCAGGTGCTGACCCCGCGCGTCCAGTTCGTGGCGACGCCCGACATCCGCAACCTCGCCGTCCCGAACGAGGATTCGCGCGCGATCGACCTGGAGGATTCGAACCTCTTCTCGCTCAATCGCTTCCCCGGCTACGACCGGGTGGAGGACGGCGCGCGTATCACCTACGGCGTGGACTGGCAGCTGACGCGGCCGGACTGGCGGGTGGAGGCGACCCTGGGCCAATCCTATCGCTTCGACGCGGATCGCACGATCCTGCCCGACGGGACCGGTCTCGCCGAACAGCTGTCCGACTTCGTCGGCCGGACGCAGGTGCGGTACAAGGACTTCATCTCGTTCACCCATCGATACCGGATCGACAAGGACAATTTCGCCGTCCGGCGCAACGAGATCGACGCCACGATCGGCAACCGGCGGACCTATGCCGAGATCGGCTATCTCCGGCTCAACCGCAATATCGACCCCTCGCTAGAGGATTTGCGCGACCGGGAAGAAGCGCGGGTCGCCGCCCGGGTCGCATTCGCCCGCTACTGGTCGGTCTTCGGATCGGGCGTGATCAACCTGACCGACCGGCAGGAGGACGCGACGTTCAACTCCGACGGGTTCGATCCCATCGTCACCCGGCTGGGCGTCGCCTATCAGGACGATTGCCTGGAGATGGGCCTGACCTGGAAGCGCAATTATCAGGATCTTGGCGATGCGCAGCGCGGCGACACGTTCCAGGTCTATTTCCGCCTGCGCAACCTCGGCTTTCGCTAG